The Anaerobaca lacustris sequence CGGCCATCGTCGGCATCGACTTCCTTGCCGACAGTGCCGTGCGGACGGCGATTCGTCGTGCCGGCACCAGGGCTCTTAAGGTCCCCGTGGACGTCGAGAAGGCCAGGCTGTCGATCTTCGGCGGGACGTTGGGCCTGGAGTCGCTCACGGTGGCCAGTCCGCCCGGCTATGACCAGACGACGCTGCTCGATCTGAGCCGGGGCGCCATCGAGGTCGACACGAGATCGCTGCTGAGCGACGAGGTGCGCATCCGGGACGTTCGGCTCGACGGGATGACCGTCTTTGTCGAGCAGAAGGGCCTCGACAACAACCTGCATGAGGTCATCAGGTCGCTGCCCCGAGACGAACGGGCATCCGGGAAGAAGCTGGTCATCGACCATCTGGAGATCACAAACGTCACGGTGAACGTCAAGCTGCTTTCCGTCCCGGGACAACCCGACACGGTGGCGTTCAAGCTCGCCCCGATTCGAATGACCGATCTCGGACGCAACGAGCGACTGGACGTCGCGACCCTCACCAGCAGGGTTCTCCTGGCGGTGGCGCTGGGCATTGCCGAGCAGGGGGGCGGCGTCCTGCCCAAGGAGATGGTCTCCGGGCTCAGCGGCGTGCTGGACAAGGCCATCGACCTCGGCCGCATCATCTTCGGCGGCGGTCAGGACGGCGCGTCGAGTCTCCAGAAAGGCGCCGGGGAGATCGGCCGGGGGATCACCGAAGGACTCAAAGGCATCGTCAAGCCGAAGGGCCAGGAAGAGTAGTCGTTCGTCATGTGGACAACCGGGAACTCTTATCGAGGGAGTGCTGTCATGCGAAAGCCCATCATTGCCGCAACGATCGTGTGCCTGCTTTGTGTCGGGACGTCATTCGCGCAGAAGACGCCAACGGGCAACCCAAGCGACTTCAAGATCAAGACCTGCCTGCATTCGGTCAGCTACGCGGGCTTCTGGCGGGGGCAGGCCCGGCTGACCGTCGACGAATTTCTTCTGAAGGCCAAAGAACTGGGCTACGACGGCGTGATGCTCATGGCCAAGCGCCCGCACGTCTCGCCGCTGGACTACGACGCCGAGGCGCGACGGGCGCTGAAGCGACGAATTGAAGGGCTCGGCCTCGAACTGGTCTGCCTGGCCGGCTACACTGACTTCACCGGCGGCAGCGACAAGGTGGGCATCCCCAACGTCGAGATCCAGGCGGCCTATGTGGGCGAGCTGGCCAGGCTCGCTCGCGATCTGGGCACGGACGTGGTTCGCATTTTCACCGGCTACGAGCGGCCCGGCATCCCGTACGACCGGCAGTACGCGCTCGTGCTGGAGGGCTTGCGTCTGGCGGGCAAGGAAGCTGCCAAGTACGGTGTCACACTGGCCGTCCAGAACCACCACGACATCGGGTCGCACCACGACACGATGTTCTGGCTGCTCGAAGAGGTGAACCTGCCCAACGTCAAGGCCGCGTACGATCCGTGGACGCCCACGCTCCAGGGGTTCAGTTCCGCCGAGCTGCGGGCGTCGGTCCTGAAGATGAAGCCATACATGATCCACACGACCGCCGCCGATTACGTTCGCCACCCGCGATACCTCTACGACGGCAGCTTGACCAACTTCATCGCGCAGGACACGGTGCTGCGGGCCGTCCCTGTCGGCGAAGGGATCATCGACTATGAGACCTTCTTCAAAGCCCTCAAGGAGATCGGCTACCAGGGCTACATCGCGTACGAAATGTGTGAGGTTCTCGACGGGGGCGGCGACCTGGAAAACCTCGACCGCACCGCTGCGAAGTTTGTCACTTACATGAGAGATTTCGAGCGGCGCAGCCGATAGCCCGGATCGGTGCGCTTCTGTGTCTATCGAGGTTTGTCGGCGAGGTCGTCGTTGATGGCGGCCGCAGCGATGCGGCCCTGGCCCATCGCCAGAATGACGGTGGCCGCGCCGAGCACGATGTCGCCTCCGGCATAGACGCCCGGCATCGAGGTCCGGCAGTTCTCATCGACGACGAGGTTGCCCCACTTGTTGAACTCGAGGCCCGTTGTGGTCTGTCGGATCAGCGGATTGGCCTGGTTGCCGATGGCGATGATGACGGTATCGACGTCGATCAGGAACTCCGATCCGGCGATGGCCACGGGCCGCCTGCGCCCGGAGTCGTCCGGCTCGCCCAGCTCGTAGCGCAGGCACTCGATGGCCGTTGCGCGGCTGTTCTGGTCGCCCACGATCCGCTTGGGGCTCTGCAGCAGGTGGAATTCGATGCCCTCCTGTTTGGCGTGATGGACCTCTTCGACGCGGGCGGGCATCTCCTTCTCGGTTCGGCGGTAGATCAGATACACCTTCTCGGCGCCGACGCGCACCGCCGTACGGGCTGCATCCATTGCGACGTTGCCGCCGCCGACGACCGCGACTCTCTTCGACGCGGCGATGGGGGTGTCGGCGCCCGAGCCGAAGTCGTAGGCTTTCATCAGGTTGGCCCGGGTCAGGTATTCATTGGCGCTGTAGACGCCGACGAGCGACTCGCCTTCGATACCCATGAAGCTGGGCAGGCCCGCGCCGACGCCGATATAGACGGCGTCGAAGCCATCTTCGGTCATGAGCTGTTCGATGGTCCGCGTGCGTCCGACGATGAAGTTCGTCACGATCCGCACGCCCATTTTCTTCAGCGTCTCGATCTCGTCATGAACGATGGCCTTGGGCAGCCGGAACTCCGGGATGCCATAGACCATGACACCGCCGGGCTTGTGAAAGGCCTCGAAGACCGTGACGTCGTGGCCGGCCCTTCGCGTGTCGGCCGCCGCCACGATGCCGCCGGGGCCCGATCCGACGATGGCGACCTTTTTGCCCGTCAGCGACGCAACGGATGGGATGGCGGCGCCATTGCAGTCGAGATCCGCGACGAATCGTTCGAGCCGCCCGATGGAGACGGCCCTCGAAACATCCTTGAACTTGAGTCCGACGGTGCACGTCTCCTGGCACTGCACTTCCTGCGGGCAGACGCGTCCGCAGACCGCCGGCAGCAGCGAGTTCTCCTTGATGATATCGAGGGCCCGATCACAGTGGCCGTCCGCGATGGCGGCGATGAAATCCTTGATCCGAATGCCAACCGGGCAGCCTTGTACGCACGGGGCGGTCTTGCACTGGAGGCACCGCATCGCTTCGAGGCGAGCCTGCATCTCCGTATAGCCCAGCGCGACCTCACTGACGTTGCGGCGTCGCGCTGCGGCGTCCTGCTCGGGCATGTTCTGCGGCGGAATGTCAAACCGATCCCTGGGCTTCAGTGTGCCGGCCTTCTGTTTGGCCAGCAGGCTCTCCAACAGTTCCTGTCTCTCTTCGTGCGTCACAATGGGGATTCCTGGTCAAGGCGCTGCGGCGGTTGCGGTCATTCATCCAGGCCGATCTTGCATCGGTGCTGCTCGTATTGCTCGTGCGCCTGTCGTTCCTGCGGCTTGTAGGCGTTCATGCGTTTGATCATCAGATCGAAGTTGACCCGGTGCCCGTCGAATTCGGGCCCGTCGACGCAGACGAACTTGGGCTTGCCGTCGACCTCGACGCGGCACCCGCCACACATACCGGTCCCATCGATCATGATCGTGTTCAGCGAGACCTGGGTCGGCACGTCGAATTGCCGGGTCACATCGCAGCAGAACTTCATCATGATCGTCGGGCCGATAATAAAGGCATGGCCTGGTCTGGGATCGCGGCCGCATGCCTCTGCGAGCGGCTCGGTGACGAGCGCCTTGCGGCCGTAGGAGCCGTCGTCGGTCGTGACGACGAGTTCGTCGCTGATTGCGGCGAAGTCGCGCTCGAGAATGAGCCGGTCCTTCGAGCGGAAGCCGAGGATGCTGACGAGGCGGTTGCCCGCGTTCTTCAGGGCGGTTGCGATCGGCAGCAGGGGGGCGGCTCCGATCCCGCCTCCGACGCAGACGACGGTCCCGAAATTCTCGATGTGCGTGGGCGTACCGAGCGGCCCCGAGATGTTGGCAATTTCGTCACCCTCGGCCAGGTTCGCCATCTCGGCCGTCGTCTTGCCGACGCGCTGCCAGATCAGCTCGATCGTGCCGGCCGAGGGATCGGCCCCGGCAATGGTCAGGGGGATCCGTTCGGAGTAGTCGTTGTTGATGCTGAGAATGATGAACTGGCCCGGCTGCCGGGCCTGTGCGATCAAAGGAGCTTCGATGCGCGCCCAGAAGACGTCCGTGCCCAGCTCTTTCTTGCCTACGATTCGATGGGACATTCGGCCGATGGTTTCCTCCGAAGATCTGTGGTCCGTATTGCCGCGAGCCGCGCCTTACGAGACAGCATGGGCAACGAAGGCGCATCTATCAGCTCATCATCTTACAGCAGACTGTCGATCGCTTCGGCGAGGTCCTTCTTGCCCGTCAGGCCGACCCATTTCTTCTGGACCTGTCCCTCTTTGAACAGGATGATCGTCGGGATGGCGCTGATGCCGAACTCGACCGCACTGTCGCGGGCGTCATCGGTATTCAGCTTGCAGATCTTGGCTTTCCCGGCATATTCGTTGGCAAGCTCTTCGATGACCGGACCGATCATCTTGCAGGGCCCGCACCACGGCGCCCAGAAGTCCACCAGGACCGGGCCCTCGGAATTGTGCACTACCTCATCGAAAGTGGCATCCGTCAGTTCGATTACGTTGCCTGCCATGATCGTATCCTTCCTGTGTTTGCCCCGATGTCCAAGTCCCGCTGCCGGCACGTTCCACCGACAGGCGACCGCCCCTGGTGTGCGCTCGGTGGGCCTCATTCGGTCCGAGAAACGGCAGCTATTCTAAGGGTGGGGCAGGGGATTGTCAATTCACAAACGGTCGGCGGGCGAAGGCGGCTGGGTTTCGACCGTTGGGGCCTCCTGGGGCCGCTCGGCCGGCGGGTCCTTTCTGGCGGGCAGTTCCAGGACGGGAATCGGCAATTCGGCGGCGGACTCGCCCGCTGCCTGCTCTGCGGCTTGCAGCGTGTCGGGGTCCTCCGGCTGGAGGGCAGGCCGGTTCGGCCTGGCGGGCAATTCCTCAATCGGGATCGCGGGTTTGCGGGGCGGCTCGCTGTCCGATGGGGCCAGGCTTTCATCGGGTGTTTCGGGCTCCTCTTCTGCAACGGAGAGGATGGCCCTCTGCACAGCCTGTTCGGCAGGCTCATCCGTCAGGGCCCGCAGGTAGATCTGATTGGCGGCGGTTTCGCTCTGCTCGGCCCAGATCAGCTTGTCGCGAATCAGTTCGAGCAGGGCCAGGAACAACCCGACCATGACGAGGCGGTTCGGACGGGTGTCGAAAACACGCTCGAACGTCATCGGGCCTTCAGTCTGGAGGCGGTGCAGGATCTCGATCTGGTACAGGTCGATCGGGGTATCGTCCTTGATATGGCCCGTATAGACGGTGTTGCCGATGGCCTTGCAGACCGTGTCGAAGGCTTCGAGCAGGTCCCAGATACTGACCTGGTCCATGTCCACTTCGGGCTCAGCGTCCGGCGCCAGTCGGTCGATCAGGCTGGTCGGACGCCCGTATCGTTCCTGATGTTGCTCGGCGGCCGCATCGAGAAGATTGGCGGCGTCTTTGAACTTCTTGTATTCGAGGAGCTGACGGATCAGTTCGGCCCGCGGATCGCTGGCCTCCTCTGCGGTCATCTCTTCCGGCGCCGCCTTCGGCAGCAGCATGGCCGACTTGATCTCCATTAGCGTCGCGGCCATGACCAGAAAATCGCCGGCCAGGTCGATGTCGAACTGCTTGAGGATCTCGACATAGCGCAGGTACTGATCCGTGATCTTCGCCAGAGGGATGTCGTAGATATCGACCTCCTCCTTGCGGACCAGGTACAGCAGCAGGTCGAGCGGGCCGGCGAAGATCTCCAGATTGACGCGGTAATCAGCCAGGGGACGCTCCTGTCAGTCCTGCTCTTGGAGGATCTTCTGGGCCTTCTCGGCGTCGCACTCGAACGTCTGGAGTTCGATATCCTGTACGACGGGCGCGCCGGCGTAGATGTTGCCGACGTTCTCGCCCATGACGACCGCCTTGATGCCGTTGTCGTCCAGTTGCTGTCGGGCCAGTTCGGCCTCGATGTAGTTCTCGAATCGAGCGACGGTTACGAGTCTGTCTTCCATGGTCACGCTCCTAACCCGACGGCCCTTCGGGCCTCGATCAGGGTTTGTGCGGCGACGGCCTTCGCGCGGGCGGCACCGCGTTCGAGCATCTTGCGAACGTCGCCGGCATTGTTTTCGAGCTCGGCTCGCTTCTGGCGGTACGGCTGGAAGTAGTCGATCATCAACTCGGCCAGCCGCTTCTTGGCTTCACCATAGCCCATGCCTCCGTTGCGGTACCGGGCATCCCATTCGGCCAGCTCCTGCGGCGAGGCGACCAGCTTCAGCAGGGCAAAGACGTTGCATGTGGCCGGGTCCTTGGGCTCCTCCACGGGGGTCGAGTCCGTGACGATCTTCATGATCTTCTTCTTGACGCTCTTCTCCGGCTCGAAGATCTCGATCGTATTGCCGTAGCTCTTGCTCATCTTGCGTCCGTCCGTGCCCGGCACGACGGCAACGGATTCGATGATATGTTCCTCGGGGATCGTGAAGACCTCCCCATAGGCGTTGTTGAACCGCATGGCGATGTCGCGGGTCACCTCGATATGCTGCTTCTGGTCGGCCCCGACGGGCACGAGGTTCGATTGGAAGATCAGGATGTCGGCCGCCTGAAGGACGGGATAGGCGAAGAGTCCGTGGTTCGGTGTGAGCCCCTGGGCGACCTTGTCCTTGTAGCTGACGCACCGTTGAAGCAGGCCCAGCGGGGTGACGCAG is a genomic window containing:
- the trxA gene encoding thioredoxin; translated protein: MAGNVIELTDATFDEVVHNSEGPVLVDFWAPWCGPCKMIGPVIEELANEYAGKAKICKLNTDDARDSAVEFGISAIPTIILFKEGQVQKKWVGLTGKKDLAEAIDSLL
- a CDS encoding sugar phosphate isomerase/epimerase family protein, whose product is MRKPIIAATIVCLLCVGTSFAQKTPTGNPSDFKIKTCLHSVSYAGFWRGQARLTVDEFLLKAKELGYDGVMLMAKRPHVSPLDYDAEARRALKRRIEGLGLELVCLAGYTDFTGGSDKVGIPNVEIQAAYVGELARLARDLGTDVVRIFTGYERPGIPYDRQYALVLEGLRLAGKEAAKYGVTLAVQNHHDIGSHHDTMFWLLEEVNLPNVKAAYDPWTPTLQGFSSAELRASVLKMKPYMIHTTAADYVRHPRYLYDGSLTNFIAQDTVLRAVPVGEGIIDYETFFKALKEIGYQGYIAYEMCEVLDGGGDLENLDRTAAKFVTYMRDFERRSR
- the gltA gene encoding NADPH-dependent glutamate synthase, with protein sequence MTHEERQELLESLLAKQKAGTLKPRDRFDIPPQNMPEQDAAARRRNVSEVALGYTEMQARLEAMRCLQCKTAPCVQGCPVGIRIKDFIAAIADGHCDRALDIIKENSLLPAVCGRVCPQEVQCQETCTVGLKFKDVSRAVSIGRLERFVADLDCNGAAIPSVASLTGKKVAIVGSGPGGIVAAADTRRAGHDVTVFEAFHKPGGVMVYGIPEFRLPKAIVHDEIETLKKMGVRIVTNFIVGRTRTIEQLMTEDGFDAVYIGVGAGLPSFMGIEGESLVGVYSANEYLTRANLMKAYDFGSGADTPIAASKRVAVVGGGNVAMDAARTAVRVGAEKVYLIYRRTEKEMPARVEEVHHAKQEGIEFHLLQSPKRIVGDQNSRATAIECLRYELGEPDDSGRRRPVAIAGSEFLIDVDTVIIAIGNQANPLIRQTTTGLEFNKWGNLVVDENCRTSMPGVYAGGDIVLGAATVILAMGQGRIAAAAINDDLADKPR
- a CDS encoding segregation and condensation protein A; this encodes MADYRVNLEIFAGPLDLLLYLVRKEEVDIYDIPLAKITDQYLRYVEILKQFDIDLAGDFLVMAATLMEIKSAMLLPKAAPEEMTAEEASDPRAELIRQLLEYKKFKDAANLLDAAAEQHQERYGRPTSLIDRLAPDAEPEVDMDQVSIWDLLEAFDTVCKAIGNTVYTGHIKDDTPIDLYQIEILHRLQTEGPMTFERVFDTRPNRLVMVGLFLALLELIRDKLIWAEQSETAANQIYLRALTDEPAEQAVQRAILSVAEEEPETPDESLAPSDSEPPRKPAIPIEELPARPNRPALQPEDPDTLQAAEQAAGESAAELPIPVLELPARKDPPAERPQEAPTVETQPPSPADRL
- a CDS encoding sulfide/dihydroorotate dehydrogenase-like FAD/NAD-binding protein, coding for MSHRIVGKKELGTDVFWARIEAPLIAQARQPGQFIILSINNDYSERIPLTIAGADPSAGTIELIWQRVGKTTAEMANLAEGDEIANISGPLGTPTHIENFGTVVCVGGGIGAAPLLPIATALKNAGNRLVSILGFRSKDRLILERDFAAISDELVVTTDDGSYGRKALVTEPLAEACGRDPRPGHAFIIGPTIMMKFCCDVTRQFDVPTQVSLNTIMIDGTGMCGGCRVEVDGKPKFVCVDGPEFDGHRVNFDLMIKRMNAYKPQERQAHEQYEQHRCKIGLDE
- the trpS gene encoding tryptophan--tRNA ligase — translated: MRVLSGIQPSGRLHVGNYFGAMRQHLELQAEHEGFYFIADYHALTSNPSPEALARHTLDVAMDYIALGLDTEKTVFWRQSDVPEVTELTWLLSCVTPLGLLQRCVSYKDKVAQGLTPNHGLFAYPVLQAADILIFQSNLVPVGADQKQHIEVTRDIAMRFNNAYGEVFTIPEEHIIESVAVVPGTDGRKMSKSYGNTIEIFEPEKSVKKKIMKIVTDSTPVEEPKDPATCNVFALLKLVASPQELAEWDARYRNGGMGYGEAKKRLAELMIDYFQPYRQKRAELENNAGDVRKMLERGAARAKAVAAQTLIEARRAVGLGA
- a CDS encoding putative signal transducing protein, coding for MEDRLVTVARFENYIEAELARQQLDDNGIKAVVMGENVGNIYAGAPVVQDIELQTFECDAEKAQKILQEQD